The genomic window ATGCCGTGGCTGGCGGACACGGCGGCCGTGCTCCAGATGTACTACCCGGGTCAGGAGGGCGCGGCCGCCACCGCCGCGGTGCTCTTCGGGGACGCCGACCCCGGCGGCCGGCTCACCCAGACCTTCCCGGCCGCCGAGGACCGCCACCCCACCGCGGGCGACCCCGTGAGCTACCCGGGGAAGGACGGGATCGAGGAGTACCGGGAGGGCGTCCACGTCGGCCACCGCTGGTACGACGCCCACGACGTCACCCCGCTCTTCCCCTTCGGCCACGGCCTGTCGTACACCCGCTTCGGCTACGCCGACCTGCGGGTCGTCCCCTTCGGTGAGGGCCTCGACGTCGGCTTCACCGTGATCAACACCGGCACCCGCACGGGCGTCGAGGTCGCCCAGGTCTACGTGGGCCCCTCCCCGGACCTCGCGTCCCTCGGCGTCGACCAGCCGCACCGCCTCCTCGCCGGATACCGGCGGCTCGAACTCGCGCCCGGCGAGCGCCGCCGCGTCACCGTCCGCGTCGCCGACCGCACCCTCTCCTCCTGGGACCCGGCCCGGCGCGACTGGGTCCTCGGCACCGGGCGGCGCGAGCTGCGGGTCGGATCGTCCTCCCGGACCTTCCGGCTGTGGACCGAGACCCGGGTCGGCACCCGGTGACCGGGTAGGCTGCCGGGGTTCGGTCGCCGATACGGGAGAGGTACCCGCGTGCACGTCCAGGAGTGGCTGGAGACGATCCCCGCGGTCGCCGTCTACGCGCTGGTCGGGGTGGTGATCGGCCTGGAGAGCCTGGGCATCCCGCTGCCCGGCGAGATCGTCCTCGTCAGCTCGGCCCTGCTCGCCTCGCAGCACGGCGAGATCAACCCGTACGTCCTCGGCGCCTGCGCCACCGGCGGCGCGATCATCGGCGACTCGATCGGCTACGCGATCGGCCGCAAGGGCGGCCGGCCGCTGCTCGCCAAGCTCGGCAGGAAGTTCCCCAAGCACTTCAGCGAGGCCAACATCGGCCTCGCGGAGCGCTCCTTCGAGAAGTGGGGCATGTGGGCGGTCTTCTTCGGCCGCTTCGTCGCCCTGCTGCGGATCTTCGCCGGACCGCTCGCGGGCGTCCTGCGCATGCCGTACTGGAAGTTCCTCATCGCCAACGTCTTCGGCGGCATCCTCTGGGCCGGCGGCACCACCGCCGTCATCTACTCGGTGGGCGTCGTCGCCGAGGCCTGGCTCAAGCGCTTCTCCTGGCTCGGCCTGGTCCTCGCGGTCCTCATCGGGATCGCCTCCATGCTCATCCTGAAGAACCGGGCCAAGAAGGCCGCGGCCGAGGCCACCGCCCGGGCCGAGGCCGGCGCCGCGGCCGAGGCCGCCGCCGTCGCCGACTAGCCGGCGGGGAGCGGTCGGCGGGGGAGGGCTTCCGGGAAAACCCCTGCCCGTACGTATCCGGGTCGTTACCCTTCGTCACGAAGGTCCGCCCGAAGGAAAGGAGCGTCGTGCTCGACAACCTCGGCAGGTACGACGGTGCCCACGGCGACTACTGCCGGACGCACCTGTGCTGCCGCTGCCAGCAGCGCTCCTGGTCCACCCGGATCGGCGACGAGCGCCTGTGCGGCATGTGCGCCGCGTGCTGCGTGGAGTGCGGCCGGGCGCCCGCGCCGCACCTCGACGGGCTCGACAACGGGCTGTGCGCCGACTGCCGCGGCCTGTGCGGCCGCTGCGGCGCCCCCGTCCCGGCGGAGGGCACCTGCCGCTGCCGGACCTGGAAGCGCGGCCCGGGCAACGACCCGATCGGCTTCGTCATGCAGGGCTTCCCCCAGCCGTTGCTCCAGGCGCTCGGCCACCGCCTGCCGCGGAACCTGCCCGACATCCTCTCCGACGAGCTCGCCCACCGAACCCCGGCCCAGCTCCTCGACCGGGTGGAGCGGCGCTGGCACGGCCGCTGGTCGCACGCCATCCACGAGCGCGACGAGGACAACCGGCGCCGCTGGGCCCCGCAGGAGATCGCCGAGTTCCTCGTCGGCCGCGGTCCGTGCGGGAACCCGGCCTGCGAGGACGGGCGGCTCATCCACGACGGCGGCCCCTGCCCGTACTGCAAGCAGCCGGAGCACCGCTTCGTCCCCGCCACCGCGGAGACCACCGCCACGAGCGACCACGCGCGGCGGACGGCCGCCGAGATCCGCCGGGCGCTCGTCGCCGGGCGGACCGACCGGAAGAAGAAGCCCGGCCGGCCGACGCGGTGAGCGACGGGGGCCGGGACCGGGTCCGCTCGGCTCTCCGGCTCCCGGACCCCGGACCCCGGACCCCGGACTCCGGCTCCCGGACTCCGGACCTCCGGCTCCCGGACTCCGGACCTCGGACCTCCGGCTCCCGGACCCCGGACCTCCGTCTCCCGGACTCCGTCCCCCGGACTCCGGCTCCCCGACTCCGGACCTCGGCCCGGCCGCGCCGGGCCGGGGCCCGTCAAGCCCGCCGGGTCAGTCCTGGAAGGCCTCGGCATGGCCCTTGGCGAGGTGCAGGTACATCTCGGCGTTGAGCCGGATGCCCGCCAGCTCCTCCTCGGTCAGCGGCCGCCGCACCTTCGCCGGGACGCCCGCCACGAGCGAGCCGGGCGGCACCTCCATGCCCTGCGGGACCAGCGCCTGCGCGGCGACCAGCGAACCGGCGCCGATCCGGGCGCCGTTGAGGATCGTGGCGCCCATCCCGACCAGCACGTCGTCCTCGATCACGCAGCCGTGGACGGTCGCGTTGTGCCCGATCGTCACCCGCGCGCCGACCGACACCGGGTAGCCCGGGTCGACGTGCACCGTGCAGTTGTCCTGCACGTTCGCGTCCTCGCCGATCTCGATGGGCCCGCAGTCCGCCCGCAGCACCGCGTGGTACCAGACGCTGGCCCGGGGCCCGAGGGTGACCTCGCCGAGGACCACCGAGGTCGGCGCGGTGAACGCCGTCGGGTCCACCTGCGGCTCCTTGCCGCCCACGGCCCTGATCAACGCCTCTGTCATGACTCGCTCCTGCTCGCTCGCTCCGTCGGTCGCGCCTTGCGGCGAAGCGTAGTCGCGGCCCATGACGGACATCACAGCGCACCGCACCGATCAGCCACGACGCCGCCGACTACGGTGTCCGGGTGCCCCGGAACAGAAACACGTTCTCCTCGCTCAGCGCCTGGCGGCGCCGGGTCGTCGCCCGCGCCCTGCAGGGCGGCTGGCGCCGGATCCAGCAGGCGGGCGCCGTCACCGCCGAGCACCCCGGACGGCTGCGCTTCCGCCGTATCGGCGAGGGCACCCGGCTCGCCTTCCCCCAGGGCACGGTCTTCGGCGAGCGCTGGATCGAGATCGGGGCCTGCTGCATCATCGCCGAGCAGGTCACGCTGACCGCCGGCATGCTGCCGGACCTGGACCTCGGTGAGGACACCGTGCTGACCCTCGGCGACGGCGTCGTCCTCGGCCGCGGCAGCCACGTGATCGCCGACGCGCCGATCACCATCGGCTCCGACACCTACTGCGGCCCGTACGTCTACATCACGTCCACGAACCACAGTTACGACGACCCGGACGTGCCCGTCGGGCGCCAGTGGCCCCGTTCCGAGCCGGTCGTCATAGGGTCCGGCTGCTGGCTGGGCACGGGCGCGGTGATCCTGCCCGGCGCGCGGATCGGCCGCAACGTCGTGGTGGCCGCCGGAGCGGTCGTACGGGGCGAGGTGCCCGACCACGCGGTGGTGGCGGGGGCGCCCGCGAAGGTCGTCCGCTCCTACGACCCGGAGAAGGGCTGGCAGCCGCCGCTGCGCACGCCCGCCCCGCGCGCGATACCGGCCGGCATGACGGCGGACCAGCTCGCGGCCCTCGCGGCGCTCGACCCCGACCAGCTGAACGACCTGGCGGACCTGGAGAGCTGACGGGGCCGGGGCGGGCCGAACACGGACCTCCGGGCCCGGACGGTTCGGGCGCCGCCTCCGGACGTACCCCGGGCGGCCCAGGCCGTGTCTTTCGGACCAGGCCGGATCAGCCCGTCGCGAGCAGGACCGTGCCCACCAGGGCGAGGCCCGCGCCCGCGGCCTGCACCGCCCGCAGCCGCTCCTTGAGCACCCCGCGCGCCGCCACGGCCGTCACCACCGGGTAGAGGCTGGCGAGGACCGCGGCCACCGTCACCGGGCCGCGCTGCGCCGCCAGCGCGTACGTGCCGTTGGCGGCGACGTCGGCGAGGCCCACGAAGGCCAGCGCCGGGAGCACCGCGAGGACCGCGCGCAGCCCGCCGCCGCCCTCCGGCAGCGCCCGCCCGCCGCGCCGGACGGAGAGCCACAGGGCGCCGCCCCCGACCGCCACGTTGGTGACGCGCTGGACGAACAGGGCGAGGAACAGGCCGGTCAGGGTGGTGGACGCCTCGGCGATCAGGGCCATCACCGCGCCGAAGCCGAAGGCGGCGACGAGGGTGAGCAGCACCGCCTGCCGCTGGACCGGCGCCCCGCGCAGCTCGGGGCCGCCCGCGAGGACCACGCCGAACACGGCCACCCCGATCCCGGCGAACTGCGCGAGTCCCGGCCGGTCGCCGAGGAGCAGGCCGACGGAGACGGGGACGACGACGCCGAGCGAGCCGAGCGGCGAGACCACGCCCATCGGGCCGAGGGCGAGGGCCTTGTAGAAGGCGAGCATGGCGGCGGGGCCGACCACGCCGGCGGCGACCGCGTACCAGAGCAGGGGGCCGGCCTCGTGCCAGGCGCCGGTGGCGAGGACGACCGTGCCGAGCACCAGGACGGCGAGGGCCTGGGAGACCACCACGACCGTCAGCGCGGGGAAGCGCCGGGTGAGCAGTCCGCCGCCGAAGTCGGCGAGACCCCAGAGCAGGCTGGTGGCCAGGGCGAACAGCGCCGTCAGGGCGGTCATGCGGGGTTCCTCGCAGTACAGTGCAGTGAACAATCGGGTGCACCACACGGTAGTACAGCGAATTGAACTCTGTCATTCAAAATATTGGACGGAATGTGTCGGACCTCGATCAGCTCACGCAGTCGCTCGCCCGGAACCTGAAGCGCTGGCGCAACGAACGCGGCTTCACCCTGGACGCGCTCGCCGCCCGGGCGGGGGTCAGCAGGGGCATGATCATCCAGATCGAGCAGGCCCGCACCAACCCCAGCGTCGGCACCACCGTGAAGCTGGCCGACGCCCTCGGCGTCTCCATCACGACGCTCCTGGACTACGAGCAGGGGCCCCAGGTCCGGCTCGTCCCGCCCGGCCAGGCCGTCCGCATGTGGTCGACCTCCACCGGCAGCCAGACCACCCTGCTGGTCGGCACCGAGGCCCGCGGGCCCCTGGAGCTGTGGTCCTACACCCTGATGCCGGGCGACGGCACCGCCTCCGACCCGCACCCCGACGGCACCACCGAACTCCTCCACGTGACGGCCGGGACGCTCACCCTGGTCGTCGAGGGCGAGGAGCACGCCCTCCCGGCCGGCACCTCCGCCGTCTTCGAGGGCAACGTGCCGCACGCCTACCGCAACGACGGCGAGCAGACGGTCGAGATGACGCTGGCGGTGTCCATCCCGCCCGTACGCTGAGACGAACGGCCGCCGGGACGCGCCGACTTGTTAGCGTGACCGGCATGCGCGCACCCCTCGGAGACTTCGACGACGTCCGGCCCGCCCCCGACTGCCTGGAGCTGCTGACCGAACCGGTCGCCGCCGCCGTCCGCGCCTGGCGGGGCGGCGTCCCCGCGGGCGAGATCCTCTACGTCGACACCGACCCGGCCATCGCCGACACCGCGGTCTTCGTCGAGCACCACGGACCGGAGCTCCTCGACGCCTCCGCCAACTGCGTGATCGTCGCCGGCAAGCGCGGCGAGACCACGACCCTGGCCGCGTGCGTCGTGCGCTCGGCGACCCGGGTCGACGTCAACGGCGTCGTCCGCAGGGAGCTCGGCTCCCGCAAGGTGCGCTTCGCGCCGATGGACACCGCGACCGGCGACACCGGCATGGAGTACGGCGGGATCACCCCGCTCGGCCTGCCCGACGGCTGGCCGGTCCTGGTGGACGCCACCGTCGTCGACCTCCCCTGGGTGCTGGTCGGCAGCGGACGGCGGCGCGGCAAGCTCCTCGTGCCGGGCAAGGCCTTCGCGGAGCTGCCGGGCGCGGTCGTCCTGGAGGGGCTGGGTCTGGAGGCCGGCTGAGGCCTCCCGGGTCAGGCCCGGCCTTCCGGGTGCCTTGCGGCCTTCCGGGTCCCTTGCGGCCGGGCGGGGGCCGGCCGGGTCGCCCGAGTCCGGCCGGGCCGCCCGAGTCCGGCCGGATCGCCCGGGTCCGGCCCGGCGCCCGGGTCCGGCCCGGCGTCCGGGTCCGGCCCGGCCGAGGTCAGCCGAGGCGCGGGATCTCGATGGCGGGGCAGCGGTCCATGACCATCTCCAGGCCCGCCTCGCGGGTCCGGGCGTACGCCTCCACGTCGACCACGTCGAGCTGGAACCACACCGCCTTGGCGCCGACCGCGACCGCCTGGTCCGCGACGGCGCCCGCCAGCTCGCTGTTCACGAAGACGTCGACCACGTCCACCGGGAACGGGATGTCGGCCAGCGACGCGTACC from Streptomyces showdoensis includes these protein-coding regions:
- a CDS encoding acyltransferase, translated to MPRNRNTFSSLSAWRRRVVARALQGGWRRIQQAGAVTAEHPGRLRFRRIGEGTRLAFPQGTVFGERWIEIGACCIIAEQVTLTAGMLPDLDLGEDTVLTLGDGVVLGRGSHVIADAPITIGSDTYCGPYVYITSTNHSYDDPDVPVGRQWPRSEPVVIGSGCWLGTGAVILPGARIGRNVVVAAGAVVRGEVPDHAVVAGAPAKVVRSYDPEKGWQPPLRTPAPRAIPAGMTADQLAALAALDPDQLNDLADLES
- a CDS encoding gamma carbonic anhydrase family protein; translated protein: MTEALIRAVGGKEPQVDPTAFTAPTSVVLGEVTLGPRASVWYHAVLRADCGPIEIGEDANVQDNCTVHVDPGYPVSVGARVTIGHNATVHGCVIEDDVLVGMGATILNGARIGAGSLVAAQALVPQGMEVPPGSLVAGVPAKVRRPLTEEELAGIRLNAEMYLHLAKGHAEAFQD
- a CDS encoding YbaK/EbsC family protein; translated protein: MRAPLGDFDDVRPAPDCLELLTEPVAAAVRAWRGGVPAGEILYVDTDPAIADTAVFVEHHGPELLDASANCVIVAGKRGETTTLAACVVRSATRVDVNGVVRRELGSRKVRFAPMDTATGDTGMEYGGITPLGLPDGWPVLVDATVVDLPWVLVGSGRRRGKLLVPGKAFAELPGAVVLEGLGLEAG
- a CDS encoding DMT family transporter; this translates as MTALFALATSLLWGLADFGGGLLTRRFPALTVVVVSQALAVLVLGTVVLATGAWHEAGPLLWYAVAAGVVGPAAMLAFYKALALGPMGVVSPLGSLGVVVPVSVGLLLGDRPGLAQFAGIGVAVFGVVLAGGPELRGAPVQRQAVLLTLVAAFGFGAVMALIAEASTTLTGLFLALFVQRVTNVAVGGGALWLSVRRGGRALPEGGGGLRAVLAVLPALAFVGLADVAANGTYALAAQRGPVTVAAVLASLYPVVTAVAARGVLKERLRAVQAAGAGLALVGTVLLATG
- a CDS encoding DedA family protein, whose protein sequence is MHVQEWLETIPAVAVYALVGVVIGLESLGIPLPGEIVLVSSALLASQHGEINPYVLGACATGGAIIGDSIGYAIGRKGGRPLLAKLGRKFPKHFSEANIGLAERSFEKWGMWAVFFGRFVALLRIFAGPLAGVLRMPYWKFLIANVFGGILWAGGTTAVIYSVGVVAEAWLKRFSWLGLVLAVLIGIASMLILKNRAKKAAAEATARAEAGAAAEAAAVAD
- a CDS encoding helix-turn-helix domain-containing protein, which codes for MSDLDQLTQSLARNLKRWRNERGFTLDALAARAGVSRGMIIQIEQARTNPSVGTTVKLADALGVSITTLLDYEQGPQVRLVPPGQAVRMWSTSTGSQTTLLVGTEARGPLELWSYTLMPGDGTASDPHPDGTTELLHVTAGTLTLVVEGEEHALPAGTSAVFEGNVPHAYRNDGEQTVEMTLAVSIPPVR
- a CDS encoding CoA-binding protein: MYGSPETIRRILTESGDTWAVVGLSNNERRAAYGVAAVLQRFGKRVVPVHPKAETVHGEQGYASLADIPFPVDVVDVFVNSELAGAVADQAVAVGAKAVWFQLDVVDVEAYARTREAGLEMVMDRCPAIEIPRLG